The segment ttttgcatttaaaaaaaaatctcaataatGTTCATGTCTCTCCAAAGATTTGTGGATTCAATCCCACAGAATAGTTTAGTTATCTTTTTTTATCATACTAGTTTTGTATATACACTTTTGTCGTTTGGAGTCGAGAGGCTTTGGAAGCTCCTTATCCGAGAATCTGAGAAATTTCAGGGAGTTGAAGAACAGTTCAATGGATTTAAAAGAGATGTGGAAATGTTAAGGTGTTTCCTAGAAGATGCGGAAGCCAAGAAACATACAAGTGCCATGGTGAGAAACACTATCAAAGAGGTCAAAGAAATTGTTTTGGACGCTGAAGATATCGTTGAAACGTTTCTTCTAAAGGAAAAACTCGGAAATACAAGTGGCATCATGAAGAATGTGAGAAGACTTCCTTGGGTTATTTCAGAACGCAGGGAACTTGCTTTTGGTATAGAAGCAATAAGTAAGAGAATCTCCAAGGTGATACGCGATATGCAGAGTTATGGCGTACAACAGTTCATTGTCAGTGAAGGGTATTCACAGTCTCTACAAGAAATACAAAGAGAAATGCAACTAACCTTTTCTAGAGACGAAGAAGACCATCTTATGGGGTTGGAGAAAAATGTTGAGATATTGGTTGGCTATTTGGTGGCAAAAGATAGCAGTCATCAAGTGGTTTCCATAACTGGGATGGGAGGTCTTGGTAAAACCACACTCGCAAGACAAATTTTTAAACATGAGACAATCAAAAGTCATTTTCCAAGATTGGCATGGGTTTGTATTTCACAACAGTTTACAAGGATGTATGTTTGGCAGACAATCTTGCGACAGCTCAGGCCAGAATACAAGGTGTTAGAGATGACAGAAGATGAACTTCAAGAAAAGCTCGTATCAGTGTTGGAAACACAAAAGGCTTTGATCGTCATTGATGATATATGGAGAGAGGGAGATTGGGACCGAATCAAGCATGTGTTTCTGCCCCAAAAAGGTGAACATCCTTAAGTTACATACATTAGGCCATCCTTTTTAAAGGCTCACTTTTTGATCATGaaacatttacaaaatataaatgtgTTGCAGGATGGAAGGTATTACTTACTTCTCGCAATGAGGGAGTGGGATTACATGCAGATCCAAATTGTGTCACCTTCAACACAAAATgcttaactttaaaaaaaagttggaCTCTTTTTCAAAGGATAGCATTTCCAATGAAAGACACAAACGGTAAATTTTTCTTGGACGATCTATTTGGATTGTTATACtagtaaatcaaaataaaattggCTGCAATTCTCCAAGAGATATGATTCTTTCAAACATTCTTGTAATTAATGTTATGTAGATTTCAAGGTTGATAAAGAAATGGAAGATATGGGAAAGCAAATGATTAAACATTGTGGAGGTCTACCGTTGGCTTTAAAAGTGTTAGGAAGGTTGTTAGCTGCTAAATACACATTGCGTGACTGGAAAAggatttatgaaaatattagatCTCACATCGTCAACGGGACTAGCGTCAGTGACATAAATATCAGTTCCGTTTTCCATGTTTTGTATCTGAGCTTCGAAGAGCTGCCAGTTTATTTGAAGCACTGCTTCCTCTACCTTGCCCATTTTCCTGAAGATTATAAAATAGATGTGGGGACATTGTCGTATTACTGGGGTGCAGAAGGAATACAAAGGCCGATGTATTATGATGGAGCCAGCACTCGAGATGTCGCAGATGTATACATAGAAGAATTGGTGAAGAGAAACATGGTTATTTCTGAAAGAGACGTTGAAACTTCAAGATTTGAAACATGCCAGTTGCATGACATAATGAGAGAAGTTTGTTTACACCAAGCTGAAGAAGAGAATTTCCTACAAATTGGCACTTCAACTGCAAACTCGAAATCTCTTTATAAATCTCGTAGAGTAGCTGTGCATTGGCGGAATGAGAGATTTTTTCATATGGAGAACCCAAAACTTAGATCTCTTGTGTTTATATCCAAGATCAAAAGGCATATTGACGAGGGTATAAATATATGCTTTACACGGCTACCATTGATGAGAGTATTAGATCTCTCTCGTGTCAAGTTTGAAGGAGAGAAGATACCATCTAGCATCGGGAAGCTCATCCACTTGAGATATTTGAGTTTAAGAGATGCATATGTAAATCATCTACCTTCTTCTATGAGGAATCTGAAGCAGCTGCTATATTTAAACCTATGTGTAGGTTTATCTCGAGTCTACATGCCCAATATCTTGAAGGAGATGCGAGAATTGATATACCTCCATTTTCCGTTGGCAATAAAGAATAAGGTAAAGATGGAATTGGGAAATCTGGTCAAGCTGGAGACGTTGGAGAATTTCTCAACCGAGCATGGGAGTGTGAGTGATCTCCAGTGTATGACACGGCTCAGTAcactatctatatatatcagAGGTAAAGGGCATTCCGCGAAAACTCTCTCTTCATCTCTAAGTCAGCTGAGATGCTTGGAAAAGCTTGTTATAATTGATTATGACAAGTTGTATTCTCCAACGAATGATGATGAAGGGTTTGTTTTGGATTGTGTTCATCTCAAAGAACTATTCCTGAGTATATATATGCCTAAGTTACCTGATGAGCAACATTTGTCTTCTCACCTTACAACCATTTTGCTAAAGAAATGTTATTTGAAGGAGGATCCAATGCCAATTCTAGAGAAATTGAGTCAACTGAAAGAGGTTAGTTTACAGTATCAATCTTTTTGT is part of the Brassica rapa cultivar Chiifu-401-42 chromosome A09, CAAS_Brap_v3.01, whole genome shotgun sequence genome and harbors:
- the LOC103838578 gene encoding probable disease resistance protein At1g59620 isoform X2; protein product: MLRCFLEDAEAKKHTSAMVRNTIKEVKEIVLDAEDIVETFLLKEKLGNTSGIMKNVRRLPWVISERRELAFGIEAISKRISKVIRDMQSYGVQQFIVSEGYSQSLQEIQREMQLTFSRDEEDHLMGLEKNVEILVGYLVAKDSSHQVVSITGMGGLGKTTLARQIFKHETIKSHFPRLAWVCISQQFTRMYVWQTILRQLRPEYKVLEMTEDELQEKLVSVLETQKALIVIDDIWREGDWDRIKHVFLPQKGWKVLLTSRNEGVGLHADPNCVTFNTKCLTLKKSWTLFQRIAFPMKDTNDFKVDKEMEDMGKQMIKHCGGLPLALKVLGRLLAAKYTLRDWKRIYENIRSHIVNGTSVSDINISSVFHVLYLSFEELPVYLKHCFLYLAHFPEDYKIDVGTLSYYWGAEGIQRPMYYDGASTRDVADVYIEELVKRNMVISERDVETSRFETCQLHDIMREVCLHQAEEENFLQIGTSTANSKSLYKSRRVAVHWRNERFFHMENPKLRSLVFISKIKRHIDEGINICFTRLPLMRVLDLSRVKFEGEKIPSSIGKLIHLRYLSLRDAYVNHLPSSMRNLKQLLYLNLCVGLSRVYMPNILKEMRELIYLHFPLAIKNKVKMELGNLVKLETLENFSTEHGSVSDLQCMTRLSTLSIYIRGKGHSAKTLSSSLSQLRCLEKLVIIDYDKLYSPTNDDEGFVLDCVHLKELFLSIYMPKLPDEQHLSSHLTTILLKKCYLKEDPMPILEKLSQLKEVSLQYQSFCGRRMVCSRSGFPQLQKLKLYGLSELEEWIVEEGSMPVVHTLTIRGCGKLELPDRLRSITSLKKLSVQLMGEEWKIRLSEGHLPSHLTTITLAHCRLEDDPFPVLEKLFHLKEIILGNISFCGRRMICSRGGFPQLQKLKLYGLLELEEWIVEEGSMPLPYSLDIDLCCRLKELPDGLRFITSLEDLVVSMGYKWKKRLLEGGEDYYKVQHIPSLRIFK
- the LOC103838578 gene encoding probable disease resistance protein At1g59620 isoform X1; the encoded protein is MFMSLQRFVDSIPQNSLVIFFYHTSFVYTLLSFGVERLWKLLIRESEKFQGVEEQFNGFKRDVEMLRCFLEDAEAKKHTSAMVRNTIKEVKEIVLDAEDIVETFLLKEKLGNTSGIMKNVRRLPWVISERRELAFGIEAISKRISKVIRDMQSYGVQQFIVSEGYSQSLQEIQREMQLTFSRDEEDHLMGLEKNVEILVGYLVAKDSSHQVVSITGMGGLGKTTLARQIFKHETIKSHFPRLAWVCISQQFTRMYVWQTILRQLRPEYKVLEMTEDELQEKLVSVLETQKALIVIDDIWREGDWDRIKHVFLPQKGWKVLLTSRNEGVGLHADPNCVTFNTKCLTLKKSWTLFQRIAFPMKDTNDFKVDKEMEDMGKQMIKHCGGLPLALKVLGRLLAAKYTLRDWKRIYENIRSHIVNGTSVSDINISSVFHVLYLSFEELPVYLKHCFLYLAHFPEDYKIDVGTLSYYWGAEGIQRPMYYDGASTRDVADVYIEELVKRNMVISERDVETSRFETCQLHDIMREVCLHQAEEENFLQIGTSTANSKSLYKSRRVAVHWRNERFFHMENPKLRSLVFISKIKRHIDEGINICFTRLPLMRVLDLSRVKFEGEKIPSSIGKLIHLRYLSLRDAYVNHLPSSMRNLKQLLYLNLCVGLSRVYMPNILKEMRELIYLHFPLAIKNKVKMELGNLVKLETLENFSTEHGSVSDLQCMTRLSTLSIYIRGKGHSAKTLSSSLSQLRCLEKLVIIDYDKLYSPTNDDEGFVLDCVHLKELFLSIYMPKLPDEQHLSSHLTTILLKKCYLKEDPMPILEKLSQLKEVSLQYQSFCGRRMVCSRSGFPQLQKLKLYGLSELEEWIVEEGSMPVVHTLTIRGCGKLELPDRLRSITSLKKLSVQLMGEEWKIRLSEGHLPSHLTTITLAHCRLEDDPFPVLEKLFHLKEIILGNISFCGRRMICSRGGFPQLQKLKLYGLLELEEWIVEEGSMPLPYSLDIDLCCRLKELPDGLRFITSLEDLVVSMGYKWKKRLLEGGEDYYKVQHIPSLRIFK
- the LOC103838578 gene encoding probable disease resistance protein At1g59620 isoform X3, which encodes MFMSLQRFVDSIPQNSLVIFFYHTSFVYTLLSFGVERLWKLLIRESEKFQGVEEQFNGFKRDVEMLRCFLEDAEAKKHTSAMVRNTIKEVKEIVLDAEDIVETFLLKEKLGNTSGIMKNVRRLPWVISERRELAFGIEAISKRISKVIRDMQSYGVQQFIVSEGYSQSLQEIQREMQLTFSRDEEDHLMGLEKNVEILVGYLVAKDSSHQVVSITGMGGLGKTTLARQIFKHETIKSHFPRLAWVCISQQFTRMYVWQTILRQLRPEYKVLEMTEDELQEKLVSVLETQKALIVIDDIWREGDWDRIKHVFLPQKGWKVLLTSRNEGVGLHADPNCVTFNTKCLTLKKSWTLFQRIAFPMKDTNDFKVDKEMEDMGKQMIKHCGGLPLALKVLGRLLAAKYTLRDWKRIYENIRSHIVNGTSVSDINISSVFHVLYLSFEELPVYLKHCFLYLAHFPEDYKIDVGTLSYYWGAEGIQRPMYYDGASTRDVADVYIEELVKRNMVISERDVETSRFETCQLHDIMREVCLHQAEEENFLQIGTSTANSKSLYKSRRVAVHWRNERFFHMENPKLRSLVFISKIKRHIDEGINICFTRLPLMRVLDLSRVKFEGEKIPSSIGKLIHLRYLSLRDAYVNHLPSSMRNLKQLLYLNLCVGLSRVYMPNILKEMRELIYLHFPLAIKNKVKMELGNLVKLETLENFSTEHGSVSDLQCMTRLSTLSIYIRGYDSSPP